ACATCCTCGATATAGATCTCCTTGATGCCCATCATTTCGGCCTTCTTGCGCGCCGGCTCGAGCTCTTCGCCTTGGCCGAGATCGGCGGTGAAGGTAACGACTTCAGCGCCGAGTTCCGTCTGCAGCCATTTCAGGATGATGGAGGTGTCGAGTCCACCCGAATAGGCGAGGACGACCTTCTTGACGTCTTTCCACTTGTTCATTCTGTTTTCCTGCATATTCGCTATTTCTTGCAGGTCTTTTAGCAGGTGCGGTGATGTTGGCAAGGCTGGTCTCGGAGAGCTGCGGCTTGCCTCTGCAGGACTTGTCTCGCTCGGTGAACCGGAGACGACAGCTGTTCGAGAACAACGTACGAAAATGCATCATATAAAATGAGCCGCAGGAACCGAAAACGGGTGGTTAAAATCCGATAGTCGCGTTAGCTTCCGACAAAATTCATTGCGGAGCTTGTAAATGAACTTCATTCCCGAATGGTCCATCATCCTGCAGTTCGCCGTTGCGACCTTCGTTCTGTCAATCACACCCGGGCCTGATATGACGCTTTTCGTGGGACGGGCTTTGTCGGAAGGCAAGGCGGCCGGTTTTGCTTGTCTGGCCGGCGCAAGCAGCGGAGTTGTCGTACACACGACGATGGTGGCTATCGGGCTTTCCGCATTGATTGTTGCGTCGCCGACCGCGTTCCTTGCGCTCAAGATCGTCGGCGCAGGATACCTGGTATGGCTTGCCTATCAGGCCATCCGACATGGCTCAGCGTTCTCGCCGGAAAAGCAGGTCGGCCAATCCCACACATTGTTTCAAAACTGGTTGACCGGTTTCGGAATCAATCTGCTCAATCCGAAAATCATCCTGTTCTTCATGACCTTCCTGCCGCAATTCGTCTCGGCCTCGGACCCTCACGCACCCGGAAAGCTGTTTTTTCTAGGTGTGCTGTTTATCCCGCTCGCCTTGCCTGTGGTTGCGCCGATGATTATCGCGGCGGACAAGTTTTCAAAACTGCTCAAGAAAAACCCGACAGTCACCCGGATCACCGATTGGCTTTTCGCGGGCGTTTTTTCCGCTTTCGCGGCAAAGATCCTGATGGCACAAGCGAAGTAGTGCGCCAGGCTATAGGTCTTTCGGAAGCTGGGCGATCCCGCCTGCACTGCGTCCTGAAATCAGCCAGTATACAAAGCCACCGACAACACCGGTGGCAAGGATTGCTGCGAATGTACTTGTGTCTTCTGCCTGCGGCCGCCATTTCCAGACAATGATCACGACGGCAATGCCAGCACCGCCGAGCGCATAGAATAGCCAATCGCGCCAGGCGGTCAGCTCGGCATACAGGATAAGAATCGCCGCGGGAAAGAAGATGCTGTAGCCAATTACCACCGCAAAAGCCGGAACGGTCAAATACAAGAATGGACCCTCCGAGCCGATCAACTCGGAACTACCAAGCAGCAGCAGGTTGAGGAACAGCGATGCGGCGAAAATCGCGCAGACGAAGCCAAACGTGATCAGGGCAAAACGCAGCAAGTAGAACAGGATCCGGCTCAATCTTCGCCGTGCCCGGCGATCATGGCCGCCTCGAACGCCAGACGGTCCGTCTTCTTCATGCGTTCCGATTCTGATTTCAACTGACCGCAGGCTGCCAAAATATCACGTCCGCGCGGAGTGCGGATCGGCGAGGCGTAGCCGGCATTGTTGACGTAATCGGCGAACTTCTCGATCTGTTCCCAATCGGAACACTGGTAATTCACACCGGGCCAGGGGTTGAACGGGATCAGATTGATCTTTGCCGGAATGCCCCTGAGCAGCTTGACAAGCTGCTTGGCATCGTTGAGCGAGTCATTGACGCCCTTGAGCATGACATACTCGAAGGTGATCCGCTTCGAATTGGAAAGGCTCGGATAGGCCCGGCATGCATCCAGCAATTCTTTCAGCGGGTACTTCTTGTTGATAGGCACGAGCATGTCGCGCAGGTCGTCGTTCACCGCATGCAAAGAGATTGCCAGCATGACGCCAATCTCTTCGCCTGCGCGATAAATTTCCGGCACGACTCCTGAAGTCGACAATGTGATCCGGCGCTTGGACAACGACAGGCCATCGCCATCGGAGGCGATCAGCAGAGCCTTCTTGACGTTCTCGAAATTATAAAGCGGCTCGCCCATTCCCATCATCACGATGTTGGAAACCTTGCGGCCCTCAGCGGGCACAATGGCGCCATCGGGCGTATTGCGATCGGGGAAATCGCCGAGGCGGTCCCGGGCGATCAGTAGCTGTGCCAGAATCTCTTCGGCGGTCAAATTGCGGACGAGCTTCTGGGTGCCCGTGTGGCAGAAGGAGCAGGTGAGGGTGCAGCCGACCTGGCTGGAAATACACAGGGTGCCTCGGCCTTCTTCCGGAATATAAACGGTTTCGATCTCGACAGGACGTCCGGCCCCGCGCGGCGGGAAGCGGAACAGCCACTTGCGCGTGCCATCATTGGAGATCTGTTCCTCGACAATCTCCGGACGCGCAATATTGAAATGCCGGTCCAGCAATTCACGCATGTCCCGGGAAATGTTCAGCATATCGGCAAAATCGGAAACGCCGCGCACATATAGCCAATGCCAGAGCTGCGCGACGCGCATCTTTATCTGACGTTCAGGCACGCCGATCGCAACCAGCGCCTCGCCCATTTCCGCACGCGACAAGCCAATCAACGATGGCTTTTCAACGATCGCGGTTCGAATGGCATCACGGGATTTGTCCCGGGCAACAGGATGTGTCAGGTCTAGCGATACGGACATGGAGTTTTCTAACGTTCTAATCGGAAGCGGGGCTCATACCACGTTCCAGCCCGCGCGTCACCTCCACATGCAAAAGGGCCGAAACAGTGGTCGGCCCTTCTAACGACATCTCTTCGAATTGTTACTTGCAGGTCGCGATAGCTTTCAGAGCAGCCGATACACCCTTCAGCGAATATGCATAACTCGTCTTCGTACCGCGCTTCGAGACAGCGTTGATCGACATCTGTTGTCCCGCGCGCAGCGCAGCGACGAGTTGCGGTTCTTCGGCAGCGTTTTCCATCCAGCCGTGACTGCCACTGGTAAACATGGAGAAAGAACGCTCGTCGATCTTCACAACGACCTTGGAATTTGCCTGCAGATCGTAACCGGCCTTGAACTGCGGCTCATAACTGACGTTCTGACCCGGCTTCTGGCTCACCATAAAGAAGTTATCGCCATGATCGATCTTGGCAGGCTGCTTGTCGATCGGGACAGAAAGGACGTAGCAGACTTTACCATTGCCTTGCTGGTAGCTGTAAGCGCCCCACGCGTTGTACTGGCTGATCTGACTTGGGGTCTGGGCAAGAGCTGTTCCCGTCAGCCCAAACATGAGCACAGAGACCGCTACGATTGATTTACCAAACATTTTACCTACCAGTTTTTCTCGCGTACTTCATAACTCGCGAACCGGCAATGGCCCGGAGATTTCCGGATGCCGTATTGTCCAGTTCGCTTCCCTTAATTTGACTTAATCTGGGTTACCAAACGGTGAAGATAGAGCAAATTTTCAGAGCTACGAATATCGCGTCCTCGTTAACGTCCCACCAGTGAACTCCAGCCAAACAAAAGCGGCGAGACTTTGACGTTTCGCGGTTTCACGTCCTTGTGATGAATCGAAGTCAATTGGCCGGTGACGGATCGCGGTCGAGGTTTTCGATAGCCCTTTGGGCGGCCACACGATGCGCTGGTGTGATGTGACTACGAATAGCGCTCAATGCTGCCATCAGGACGGCAACATCGTCGGTGAAACCGAGACCGAAGAGGAAGTCGGGAATGAAGTCGAGCGGCAATACGAAATAGGCAAGCGAACCGAGAAGGATGCCGCGTACTTTCGTCGGCGTCGCAGGATCGAGCGCACAAAAATAACCGGCAACGACGTCATCAAGGAATGGAATCGATTTCGCTGCTTTGCGTGCCGTTTTCCAGAACCGCGCACGAACGTGTTCCTCACGGGAGCGTTGCTGATCCTCGCTTCCCGGTTCCAGAATTTCGCCAATCTTTGCGTCGTTCATCCCTTTTCCTTCAAAACCATTCCGTGACAACATGGTAAGAACGGCCACCTGCTGCAAGAGTTTCAACGAAATTGTTGTGGAATTCGTGAGCGCGTCCACGTCCAAACCAGAGTGCTGCATGACATCATACCCGCTCCATTCCGTCCTGTTCGTTTGTCTCGGCAATATTTGCCGCTCGCCCTTGGCGGAGGGTGTATTCCGATCGGTGCTCGTGGCGGAGGGGAAGGGTGATGGTGTCGTCATAGACTCCGCTGGTACCAATGGCTATCACACGGGAGAATTGCCGGACGAACGCTCTATTGCCGTCGCCAGCCGCCACGGCATCGATATTTCAGGTCAAAGGTGCCGCCAGCTCATTACGAGTGATTTCACCCGATTCGACTTGATCGTTGGCATGGACCGGCAGAATATCGCGATGATTCAGACGCGCCGGCCCAGCGTTGCCACTGCCGAAGTCGGTATGTTCCATGAACTCGCCTTTGGAGACGCCAAACAGATCCCGGATCCGTATTACGGCACGAGTGTCGATTTCGAACGCGTCTACCGAATGATCCTGGCGGCTTCCAAAGGCCTCTCCGCGCGGTTCTGATAGAAGGAGCGCGGGGCTTCGAGTGGCCAGGCTTCCTCGACGATATAAGGCCCGCCACCGATGGAGTCGCGCGATGACATCAGCACGAAACGTCCTATGGTGAACGGCGCTGTGGAGAAGTTTCCACGTGAGGACAGGTAGTGTGCGACTTCTTCATTACGGACATTGCGCAGTCGTGCCAGCGTGACATGCGGGGTGAACTTGCGTTGATCGGGCGGCAGCATAAGCCGCTGGCAGATGCGTTCGATTTCGGCGTGCAGCGCCTGAATATCGGGCGAAGGAGAAACACCCGCGACCAGACTATGCGGTTTCTTTGAACCGAAGGCCTTTACGCCGGAAAGTTGCAGCGTGAATTCCGGTCGCCTTATCCGGTCGAGCGCATTGGCAACCTCGTCGGCGATATGGCCTTCGACATCCCCGATAAAGCGTAATGTGATGTGATAGTTTTCGACATCAATCCATCGGGCACCTGGCAGGCCACCGCGCAAAAGCGACAGTGAGAGAGCGGCGTCCCTCGGGATTTCGAGGGCAGTAAAGAGACGCGGCATAAGGCATCCTCCCCGAATCGAGTTGTAACTTCAGAGAATCATCGAATGAACTCGCGAGCAAGACATAAGTTCAGATTATCCTCCGGCGCGACAAATTAGACACGGCTCATCCAAAGGTGGCGGAACAGGTTGCCGGATTGCCTTCATCAGCGCGTTGAGCACCTATTGTGATGCGGTGCGCTGGCTTATGGTCTTTTCCATGAGCGGCAGAAAACCTTCAACCATCTTGGCGACGCCCTCTGTGTTCGGATGTTCGCCGTCTTCGAGTTGCAATGATTTTACTGTCGCCACGCCGTCCAGAAAGAAGGGATAGAGCGGCACATCATATTTTTCCGCCAGACGTGGAAAGATCGCGTTGAATTTCTCGGCATAATCGTTGCCCATGTTAGGCGGTGCCAGCATGCCGGCGAGAATGACCTGAACGTTGCGCTGCTTCAGTTTCTCAAGGATATCGGAAAGGTTTTTCTCGCTGATAGCCGGGTCGATGCCTCGAAGCGCGTCATTGGCGCCAAACTCGAGAATCACCAGGTCAGTGCCTTGTGGCACCGACCAATCCAGCCTGGAAACGCCGTCTGTGGTCGTTTCTCCCGCGACGCCCGCATTGGTGATCGTCACGTTGACCCCCTTGTCCTTCAGCGCCTTTTCCAACTGGGCGGTGAACGAATCCTGGATTGGCAGTTGGAAGCCGGACATCAGGCTGTCGCCGAAACCGACGACCGCCAAGGGGCGGCCGGACACGGCATTTTGATTGGCCAGAGCCACGGACGGCAAGGCAACAAGGGCAGACAAAACGAAGAACTGTAACAATGGTTTGAATCTCATTCTTGGGTACCCATATCAGACCAGCTGCAATCAATCTGGTGATGACCATACCGCAAAGGAAGTGCTTCGTGACTAAATCCGTTATCGCGCTTGATCACATTGAGTTGACACTTGGCAGTGGCGCTTCCTCGGTTCACGTGCTGAAAGGCATCTCCCTAAACATCAACTATGGGCAGTCAGTCGGCATTGTCGGCCCGTCCGGCTCGGGCAAATCGACCCTGCTGATGGTTCTTGCCGGACTTGAGCACGTCGATTCCGGTTCGGTCCAGATTGCCGGCGAGAAGCTCGAAAGCATGAGCGAAGATCAGATCGCGGCGTTCCGCGGTCGCAATATCGGCATCGTATTCCAATCATTTCATCTCATCCCGAACATGACGGCTCTCGAAAATGTCGCTGTGCCGCTCGAGCTCGCGGGGAATCCGGATGCCTTCGGTATTGCAGAGAATGTGCTCGCGGCAGTCGGTCTTGCCGATCGCATAACACATTACCCAGGGGAGCTCTCGGGCGGCGAGCAGCAGCGTGTCGCGATTGCCCGCGCACTGGCGCCGTCGCCGAAGATCCTCATTGCCGACGAGCCAACAGGCAATCTCGACACTGCGACCGGCCGACAAATAGCCGACCTCTTGTTTGAGAAGCAGAAGGAATTCGGCGTCACGCTGGTCCTCGTCACCCATGATGCGACGCTTGCCGCGCGCTGCGACAGGGAGATCCGCGTTCGCTCCGGCCTGATCGAAGCGGATGAACATGCTCCGGAGCTGGCGAAAAGCGCATGAGCGAGATATCCCCCGCCCGCGTTACACCGTCCCTGAACCTGGCGTTGCGTTTCGCTCTGCGCGAAATGCGCGGTGGTCTATCAGGGTTCTATATCTTTCTCGCCTGTATTGCGCTTGGTGTGGCAGCCATTGGCGGTGTCAACTCGGTCGCAAACTCCGTTACGGCGGGTATTTCCACGCAAGGCCAAAGCATCCTTGGCGGCGATCTCCGTTTCCAGCTCAACCAGCGCGAAGTAAACCCGGACGAGCGGGCTTTTCTTGAGGGCAAAGGCGGCGTCGCCGTCAGCGCCAACATGCGGTCGATGGCAAGGCTCGCCGACGGGTCTGATCAGTCGCTGGTGGAAGTGAAGGCAGTGGACAATGCCTATCCGCTCTATGGAGCGCTGCAGACGACGCCTGCACTTGACCATCAGGCACTGTTTGCAGAAAAGGATAGTGCCTACGGAGCCGCTGTTGCCCAGATATTTCTCGACCGGCTCAATCTGAAGCTGGGTGACCGGGTTCTCCTTGGAACTGCAACGTTCGAGTTGCGCTCCGTCATCAACAACGAGCCGGATTTGCTCTCGGACGGCTTTGGCTTTGCACCTCGCTTCATGGTTTCGCTTGAAGGGCTTGGAGCCGCCGGGCTTGTCCAACCGGGAAGTCTTGTCGATCATAGCTACAAAATCGCCTTGCCTGCCGGGGAGACGGACGCTGCAATCACTGCCATACGCGACGAAGCGCAGAAGCAATTTCCACAAGCCGGTTGGACAATACGTGGCCGCAACAATGCCGCGCCTTCACTCAGCGCCAATATCGAACGGTTCTCGCAGTTCCTGACCTTGGTCGGGCTGACTTCCCTGATCGTTGGCGGGGTTGGCGTAGCCAATGCAGTAAGGTCCTATCTCGACGCAAAGCGCGGCGTCATTGCCACCTTCAAGTCGCTTGGAGCCCCAGGCTGGTTCATCATCGCCGTCTATTTGATACAGATCGTCATCATAGCGCTGGCCGGAATTCTCATCGGACTGGTTGTTGCGGCCCTTATTCCTTATGCCGCTGGCTATGCGTTGCAAAGCGTTCTGCCCATCGCCTCGAAGGGCGGCTTCTATCCCGGCGCATTGCTCTGGGCGGCGCTGTTTGGTCTTTTGACAACCCTCGCGTTCGCCATATTGCCCTTGGGGCGCGCCAGAGACGTTCCAGCGACGGCACTCTTTCGAGAACAGGGGTTTGAACAGCGCGGCTGGCCGAAGCCAATCTATGTCGTAGCCGCGGTTGTGCTAATTGCTATTCTTTGCTTGCTGGCCGTGATTTTTGCCTATGACCGGCGAATCGCCATGGTCTTTGTTGGCGCAGTGGCGTTCTCATTCGTCGTTTTGCGCGCTGTTTCGGGCCTGGTTCAGTGGCTTGCACGGCGTGCGCCGCGCGTGCGATCGACAGCGCTGCGACTTGCTTTTGGCAATATTCACCGGCCTGGAGCCCTGACTCCGTCCGTAGTCCTGTCGCTTGGCCTGGGACTGACCCTTCTTGTTACGCTTGCACTTATCGACGGTAGTTTGCGCCAGCAACTGGCGGGTAACTTGCCCGAGCGGGCGCCAAATTTCTTCTTTGTCGATATTCAGAGCAAACAGGTCGATCAGTTCACTAGTCTCCTGCAGAATGCGGCGCCGAATGGCAAGATCGTCAGCGCTCCGATGCTGCGCGGTCGGATCGTCGCGTTCAATGGAACCGACATCACCAAATTGACCATTTCCCCCGAGGGCGCATGGGTATTGCGCGGCGATCGCGGAATTACCTACGCAAAAAATGTGCCGGAAAACTCGACGTTGACTGAAGGTTCGTGGTGGCCGGCCGACTATTCCGGCGAACCGCTCGTCTCCTTCTCCGCCGAAGAGGCCGGCAATCTTGGCTTGAAGATTGGTGATACCGTTACGGTCAATGTGCTTGGCCGTAACATCACAGCGCGGATTGCCAATTTTCGTCAGCTGCAGTGGGAATCCCTTGCCATCAATTTCGTGATGGTGTTTTCCCCGAACACCTTTACCGGCGCGCCGCATGCATGGCTGGCGACCCTGACTGACTCCGCGGCTACCTCGCAGCAAGAAGCCACCGTCATGCGTGACGTGACCCGCGCCTTTCCTGCGGTGACGACGGTTCGGGTCAAGGATGCGATCACCATCGCCAATGAGCTGGTCGGGCAGTTGGCCGTTGCTATTCGAGCGGCAGCGTCGGTTGCACTCATCGCGTCGATCCTGGTGCTTGGCGGTGCTTTGGCGGCAGGAAATCGCGCGCGCGTCCATGATGCCGTCGTATTGAAAACGCTTGGAGCGACCAGACGCACGCTGATAAAGGCCTTTACACTCGAATATATGCTGCTCGGCCTCTCGACCGCTATTTTTGCGTTGCTCGCCGGTGGTGTGGCTGCCTGGTATGTGATTGTGAGGGTGATGACACTGCCAGCTTCATTTCAGCCGGAGGTGGCGATGATGACCGTAATTATCGCACTGGTTCTGACTATCGGTTTCGGCCTCGCTGGCACATGGCGAATACTTGGCCAGAAGGCGGCGCCGATCTTGCGAAACCTTTGAAATCATTAAAACGATGTAATATTGTACGGATTCAGGGCAATTTGGGACTGCAACACACGATCTTGAGTAAATGAGGTCTTGTTATAGCGCGTATAAATCACCATAATTCTTAGCAAGGCATGCTGGGGTTCCGCCAGCGGCGCCCGGGATTCCCCCCGACACCCGACGGGACGAAGCAAATGAGGAAAACCATGGCTGACTATCGCAACATCCAGGCCCGTACATCGGCCGGAGTGCGTGTGGACGCGGGGATCGATCAAGGTCTACGCAGCTACATGCTGAAGGTGTATAACCTTATGGGTATCGGTCTTGCAGTGACCGGTTTTGCCGCCCTTGCAATCGTTTATCTCGCAACCACCAATGATGCGTCTCTTGCCGCGGCGCAGTTGCCGAACGGCAAGATGCTGACAAATCTTGGCGTTGCAATCTATGGCTCGCCGCTGCGCTGGGTTGTGATGCTCGCACCGCTTGCCGCAGTGTTCTTCTTGAGCTTCCGCATCGAGAAGATGAGCGTTGCTGCTGCCCAGACGACGTTCTGGGTCTATGCGGCGCTCGTCGGTATCTCGCTGTCCTCGATCTTCCTCGTGTATACATCGGGAAGCATCGTTCAGACGTTCTTCATCACCGCAGCATCGTTTGGTGCGCTGTCTCTGTACGGCTACACCACAAAGCGCGATCTGTCCGGGATGGGCTCGTTCCTGTTCATGGGCCTGATCGGCATCATCCTTGCGTCGCTGGTTAATATTTTCCTTGCGTCGAGCGCATTGCAGTTCGCAATCTCGGCTATCGGCGTTCTGGTCTTTGCAGGCCTGACTGCCTATGACACGCAGAATATCAAGGAAATGTACTACGAAGGCGATAGCTCGGACACTTATGGCCGCAAGGCAATCATGGGTGCGCTCCGACTTTATCTCGACTTCATCAACATGTTCATGTTCCTGCTGCAGTTCCTCGGTAACCGCAACTGACTCTTGCGAACTTGAATTGAAGATAAGGGCAGCGGAAACGCTGCCCTTTTCATTTTTCCTGCCGCCGGTGATGCGGCGACAATTTTCGCAACGCTCCCTTCAAATTCCATGCAAAGAAGTGCATGAAGCGTGCAAGTTCATCATTATTGCGAAATGCCATGTCCCAGATTCATATCCGTTCGGCCCGCCCCGCAGACCTTCCGGCCATAACCGAAATCTATCGCGACGCCGTCCTGCATGGCACGGCGACCTATGAAATCGATCCACCCGATATGGAGGAGATGACGCGGCGGTTCCATGCGATCACCACGGATGGATTTCCCTACGTTGTCGCGGAACTCGACGGAGCAGTAATCGGCTATGCCTATGCCAGTTATTTCCGGACACGCCCGGCTTATTGGTGGTCAGCCGAAGATTCGATTTATGTTGCGCCGGAGGCCAAGGGGAAGGGGCTCGGCAAGGTCCTGCTGCAACAGCTGATCAAGGATTGTACCAATCTCGGCTTCCGCCAGTTTATCGCAGTCATCGGCGATGGTCACGATGCATCGGCGTCAGTACGCTTGCATTTGAGCTCCGGCTTCAAACATTCGGGGACGATCAAGGCATCGGGCTTCAAGCACGGACGTTGGCTCGACACCGTGTTGATGCAGCTGGATATGAACGGTGGCTCGGAAACATTGCCTGGCAAGCCTCCGCTGAAGGCTTAAGCGCTAACTCCGTACGACACTCAGACTCTTGTCGAAGATCCTTAGTACCCGATCGAGTTCCTGACCGCGCTTGAGAATGAGGCCACCGGCGGCAATGACACTGTAGGCGCCTTGCTTGCGCGCAAGCTTGGGGTTTTTCTCTATCCGGAACATCGGTACTTCGCTGGTTCGCCGGAAGATCGAAAAGACTGCCCGGTCCATCAAATGATCGATGGCATAGTCCCGCCATTCACCGGCAGATACCATGAAACCATATATTCGTAGGATCTGATCGAGTTCGCGCCGGTTGAAGGTTACGGGCAAATCGTTGTTACGGGTAAGGGAGATAAGTTTAGCCTGCTGTTGCGATTCGTCGCCACCTGCATTGCTGTCCATCAATCAACCGCCTTTGAGAACTGTTGTGTCACGTGGATGACATAAAGGTGGCCTGATCCGTGTTAATTTACAAGTCCGGAGTTAAGGGAGCTGTTCGATATCGCGGCTTACGAACTGTTTTGTTGGCTTTCTCACAAAGCAATACGCCGTGAATTCAATGGTGATAGGCTGACACATTCTCGCCATTATCTGTTCGCATTGCCGCCGGATTCGACACCCAACATCAATTGCATGTTGTCGGAGACCGGCCTCGTTCTCGAAGCAATCCGAAAACCCCAAGCCCCCGCCCACGGGTTGCCCGGGTTGAGCCCGACAAGTCTCCGTAAGCAACATGCCCCAATACTCAGGCCGGATTTATCCGGCCTGTTTTTCTGTGTGCTCTAAGGTTTCGCGGCAATAATGGAGGCGCCGATGATAGGGCCGGGCTTGCCTTCACCCAGCATCTCCTGCAACAGCACCGCGCAACCGGACGCTTTCTTGCTGGCGATCTCGCTTAGCGGGATTTCGATCTTCTGCGCCGCTCCGTCCCACATGCCGACCGTCTCCATCGCGCGCACACTATTGGCGTAATTGACCTTGCGCCCGGCATTCTCGCCATCGGGAATGGCGATGATGCTCTCCCGATTGAAATATGCCAGCAGAACCCGAACCGGATTGGTAGCGGATGGACCTGAACCTATGTCGATCAACAGCCGGTCCTGCGCGGCCTTTTCGATGGATACGGGGATGGTAAGCCCAGTCGGTGTGTTACGCGTTTCTGCAATACGCCTGCGAATCTTCTGGCCATCCTGACCGTTCATATGCTCACGGCCATTGAGGATCACCTGCGGCGTATAAACACCGTTCAATCCCAGCGCGGTACGATATGCATTCTGACGGTTGGTGTTTTCGGGTACTGCCAGGCTATCCCTCCAGCCACGGTAGTCCCAATAATCCACGTGGAAGGCCAGTGCGACAACCTTTCCTTCCGTAGCAAGCGACTTCAGCACCGCATCCGCCGGGGGGCATGATCCACAGCCTTGAGACGTATAAAGCTCGACGACACCTTCGGGTTGCTGGCCAGAATCCCCCGCATAGACAGGCAGCACATAGGCCACTGCTGCTACGAACGGTGCGCTGATTACAATGCGTCTGGATAGGGTGCGCAGGGGCAAGGCAGTTATTTTCTTCCCGAGTTTCTTAGTTCTTATTTGTCAGTTCATTGCCAGAAGATTGATAGGAGCCGATCGTTTCAACAGGAAGTCACTTTGAGGTGAATTCGATCACGTTTCGTCTTGCCTTAGAGCCCGAGGCTCTGGTCGAAAGGCCGCCGGTTTCCCGGCGACCATCAATTTCACATTATCCTTGAACAATCAGGCAGCAAGATCACGCAGAACGTATTGCAGGATACCGCCGTTTTTCAAATATTCCAGTTCGTCGATCGTATCGATGCGGCAGATCAACGGCACCTGCTTGACGCTGCCATCGGCATAAGTCACCGTGGCAAATGTCTTTTGCCGTGGCTGAATTGTCGCCAGACCGTCAATCGAGACGATCTCGTCACCCTTGAGTCCCAGTGATTGCCAGCTCGTGCCGTCTTCGAGAACGAATGGTACTATGCCCATGCCGACCAGGTTCGAGCGGTGGATACGCTCGAAGGACTGGGCAATCACGGCACGAACCCCAAGCAGGCTGGTTCCCTTTGCCGCCCAGTCGCGTGACGAGCCGTTGCCATATTCCACACCGGCAAAGACCACCAGAGGAACGTTTTCGCTACGATATTGCATGGCAGCATCGTAGATCGGCATCTCCTCCTTGGTCGGGTAATGGATCGTATAGCCACCTTCACGGCCGTTTTCACCCAGCATATGGTTGCGGATGCGGATATTGGCGAAGGTGCCGCGCATCATCACTTCATGGTTGCCACGGCGTGTGCCGTATTGGTTGAAGTCCAGCGGAGCGACACCATGCTCGGTCAGGTACTGTCCGGCAGGAGAGGCCGCCTTGATCGAACCGGCCGGAGAAATATGGTCGGTGGTGATCTTGTCGCCAAACAGACCAAGAATGCGCGCACCCTTGATGTCGTTGACCTTGCCCGGTGTCTTGCCCATGCCGACAAAGTAAGGCGGGTTCTGCACATAGGTTGACTGATCGTCCCAAGTATAGGTCTGACCTGCGGGAACCTTCACCGCCTGCCAGTTTTCATCGCCCTTGAACACATCGGCATATTTGGCCGAAAACAGTTTGCGGGTAACGTTCTTGGTGATGAACT
This is a stretch of genomic DNA from Phyllobacterium zundukense. It encodes these proteins:
- a CDS encoding LysE family translocator, which produces MNFIPEWSIILQFAVATFVLSITPGPDMTLFVGRALSEGKAAGFACLAGASSGVVVHTTMVAIGLSALIVASPTAFLALKIVGAGYLVWLAYQAIRHGSAFSPEKQVGQSHTLFQNWLTGFGINLLNPKIILFFMTFLPQFVSASDPHAPGKLFFLGVLFIPLALPVVAPMIIAADKFSKLLKKNPTVTRITDWLFAGVFSAFAAKILMAQAK
- the rlmN gene encoding 23S rRNA (adenine(2503)-C(2))-methyltransferase RlmN — protein: MSVSLDLTHPVARDKSRDAIRTAIVEKPSLIGLSRAEMGEALVAIGVPERQIKMRVAQLWHWLYVRGVSDFADMLNISRDMRELLDRHFNIARPEIVEEQISNDGTRKWLFRFPPRGAGRPVEIETVYIPEEGRGTLCISSQVGCTLTCSFCHTGTQKLVRNLTAEEILAQLLIARDRLGDFPDRNTPDGAIVPAEGRKVSNIVMMGMGEPLYNFENVKKALLIASDGDGLSLSKRRITLSTSGVVPEIYRAGEEIGVMLAISLHAVNDDLRDMLVPINKKYPLKELLDACRAYPSLSNSKRITFEYVMLKGVNDSLNDAKQLVKLLRGIPAKINLIPFNPWPGVNYQCSDWEQIEKFADYVNNAGYASPIRTPRGRDILAACGQLKSESERMKKTDRLAFEAAMIAGHGED
- a CDS encoding invasion associated locus B family protein translates to MFGKSIVAVSVLMFGLTGTALAQTPSQISQYNAWGAYSYQQGNGKVCYVLSVPIDKQPAKIDHGDNFFMVSQKPGQNVSYEPQFKAGYDLQANSKVVVKIDERSFSMFTSGSHGWMENAAEEPQLVAALRAGQQMSINAVSKRGTKTSYAYSLKGVSAALKAIATCK
- a CDS encoding YkvA family protein; translation: MNDAKIGEILEPGSEDQQRSREEHVRARFWKTARKAAKSIPFLDDVVAGYFCALDPATPTKVRGILLGSLAYFVLPLDFIPDFLFGLGFTDDVAVLMAALSAIRSHITPAHRVAAQRAIENLDRDPSPAN
- a CDS encoding low molecular weight protein-tyrosine-phosphatase, coding for MVRTATCCKSFNEIVVEFVSASTSKPECCMTSYPLHSVLFVCLGNICRSPLAEGVFRSVLVAEGKGDGVVIDSAGTNGYHTGELPDERSIAVASRHGIDISGQRCRQLITSDFTRFDLIVGMDRQNIAMIQTRRPSVATAEVGMFHELAFGDAKQIPDPYYGTSVDFERVYRMILAASKGLSARF
- the thpR gene encoding RNA 2',3'-cyclic phosphodiesterase — encoded protein: MPRLFTALEIPRDAALSLSLLRGGLPGARWIDVENYHITLRFIGDVEGHIADEVANALDRIRRPEFTLQLSGVKAFGSKKPHSLVAGVSPSPDIQALHAEIERICQRLMLPPDQRKFTPHVTLARLRNVRNEEVAHYLSSRGNFSTAPFTIGRFVLMSSRDSIGGGPYIVEEAWPLEAPRSFYQNRAERPLEAARIIR
- a CDS encoding arylesterase → MRFKPLLQFFVLSALVALPSVALANQNAVSGRPLAVVGFGDSLMSGFQLPIQDSFTAQLEKALKDKGVNVTITNAGVAGETTTDGVSRLDWSVPQGTDLVILEFGANDALRGIDPAISEKNLSDILEKLKQRNVQVILAGMLAPPNMGNDYAEKFNAIFPRLAEKYDVPLYPFFLDGVATVKSLQLEDGEHPNTEGVAKMVEGFLPLMEKTISQRTASQ
- a CDS encoding ABC transporter ATP-binding protein; amino-acid sequence: MTIPQRKCFVTKSVIALDHIELTLGSGASSVHVLKGISLNINYGQSVGIVGPSGSGKSTLLMVLAGLEHVDSGSVQIAGEKLESMSEDQIAAFRGRNIGIVFQSFHLIPNMTALENVAVPLELAGNPDAFGIAENVLAAVGLADRITHYPGELSGGEQQRVAIARALAPSPKILIADEPTGNLDTATGRQIADLLFEKQKEFGVTLVLVTHDATLAARCDREIRVRSGLIEADEHAPELAKSA